The DNA segment AGCGCTGCTTTCTACGACGTTATCAATGAATGCCATGCCGCGGATACCTTCTTCCACACGGGGGAAGTCGAGCATTTCTTTGGTAGCTTCTTTACCATCGATGCGGGCAGATAAGGTGAGTGCAAAGTTGCGGTAGATGTTGCCGAATGCTTCGAGATACCCTTCGGGGTGACCACCCGGCGTGCGGCAGTTGTGTGTGGCAAAGCTGGAGAGCCGGTCGGCGTAGTTACCGCCAGCGCGCAGTATCTGAGTAGGCTGATCCAACCATTTTACCAGCAGGGTATTGGGTTCATGTTGCGCCCATTCTATTCCTCCTTTTTCACCATAGATGCGGATCTTAAGAGCATTTTCTTCTCCTGCTGCTACCTGGGAAGCCATGAGCACACCGGCAGCGCCATTGTCGAATTTCAGGAGTACATTGCCATCATCATCCAATGCACGACCCGGCACCATGACGTTGAGGTCGGCGCAGAGGTGCGTGATCTTCAAGCCGGAGATGTATTCTGCGAGGTGAGCAGCATGGGTGCCGATATCGCCCATGCAACCACTCTTGCCTGATTTTTTGGGATCTGTTCTCCAGGCGGCCTGGGCATTGCCTTCGCGTTCGCTGAGTTTGCTTAACCAGCCCTGGGGATATTCCACCCATATTTTCCGGACCTTACCGAAAACACCCTCCTGCACCATGGCGCGCGCCTGTTTTACAAGCGGGTAGCCGGAATAGGTATGCGTGAGGGCGAGTATGAGACCTGTTTCGTCTACTTTCTTTTTTAGTTGTTTCGCTTCATCGAGTGTAAAGGTGATGGGCTTTTCGATGACTACGTGAAAGCCATGATCGAGCGCCATCATAGCAGGTGCAAAGTGTGCGAAGTTGGGCGTAACAATGGTAATGAAATCAATGCGTTTGTCGGCAGGCAGCTGGCTTTCTTTTTTGATCATGTCCTCATAATTGAGGTAGGTACGATCTTCGGGCAGGAATAAAGCTTTTCCGGACTCCACTGCAATGTCGGGATTGATGCTAAGCGCTCCTGCAGCGAGTTCTATGAGACCATCCATATTGGCTGCAATGCGGTGAATGGCACCGATGAAGGCGTCTTTTCCGCCACCTACCATTCCCATTCGTAATTTTCTGTTCATGTAAAAATGATTAGAAAGTATTATAAATTGTTAAAAGAAGAATCGGTTTTAAAAATAAAAAATTTACATTTACGACCGTATATTGAATTTTATTCAATAACCCGCAAACGGGTGCTAAAGTTAAGCAGGAACTGATGAGTTTTGCAAATTAAATAGAAGTTGCGCGTGATAACGAACGAGCGTTTGCTTCGATAACAGCATGTACAATGTTTAATTGGGATCCTAACGATATTATAAATAAAACCTCCTTGCCATGCAATCAACCATCCAACGTGGTCAATTATTCTGGGCCAGTTGTTTAGCCCTTTTGGTAACTTCTTTGTCTTTTGGTATACGAGCCGGTATTTTAAATAAACTTGGCACTGATTTCCAGTTGAATGCTTCACAGCTCGGTGTTATTTCCGCTACTGCTTTCTGGGGTTTCCCGCTTGCCGTAATTATTGGCGGTATGGTGGTAGATGCTATCGGTATGAAGCGGTTACTGATGCTGGCCTTCCTGTTTCACCTGGCGGGCATTCTGCTTACGATCTTTTCGACCGGTTACTGGACCTTATTTTTCTCCACCTTACTTATTGGTATTGCCAATGGTACCGTTGAAGCGGCCTGTAACCCGCTGGTTACTGCGTTGTATCCTGAAAATAAGACCACGAAGCTGAACCACTTCCATCTCTGGTTCCCAGGTGGTATTGTAGTCGGTACACTGATCGTTTATTTCTTTGATAAGGCTGCCATTAGCTGGCAGGTTCAAGTGGGCACGATGTTGCTGCCAACCCTTGTTTATGGTTATTTGTTCTCCCGCCTGAAGTTTCCTGTTACCGAGCGCGTTGCTGCTG comes from the Paraflavitalea devenefica genome and includes:
- a CDS encoding Gfo/Idh/MocA family protein, whose amino-acid sequence is MNRKLRMGMVGGGKDAFIGAIHRIAANMDGLIELAAGALSINPDIAVESGKALFLPEDRTYLNYEDMIKKESQLPADKRIDFITIVTPNFAHFAPAMMALDHGFHVVIEKPITFTLDEAKQLKKKVDETGLILALTHTYSGYPLVKQARAMVQEGVFGKVRKIWVEYPQGWLSKLSEREGNAQAAWRTDPKKSGKSGCMGDIGTHAAHLAEYISGLKITHLCADLNVMVPGRALDDDGNVLLKFDNGAAGVLMASQVAAGEENALKIRIYGEKGGIEWAQHEPNTLLVKWLDQPTQILRAGGNYADRLSSFATHNCRTPGGHPEGYLEAFGNIYRNFALTLSARIDGKEATKEMLDFPRVEEGIRGMAFIDNVVESSASTTKWTEFKV